The Pan troglodytes isolate AG18354 chromosome 7, NHGRI_mPanTro3-v2.0_pri, whole genome shotgun sequence genome has a window encoding:
- the NAT1 gene encoding LOW QUALITY PROTEIN: arylamine N-acetyltransferase 1 (The sequence of the model RefSeq protein was modified relative to this genomic sequence to represent the inferred CDS: substituted 1 base at 1 genomic stop codon), translating to MVRGEPIIISSTDLYRRAMLLLLLHKEAALXPQGPAVGYNSLQVSDDNHVSGIQARKKQQSVFWIKTEDQPTFNLLRKGIMDIEAYLERIGYKKSRNKLDLETLTDILQHQIRAVPFENLNIHCGEAMDLGLEAIFDQVVRRNRGGWCLQVNHLLYWALTTIGFETTMLGGYVYSTPAKKYSTGMIHLLLQVTIDGRNYIVDAGFGRSYQMWQPLELISGKDQPQVPCIFRLTEENGFWYLDQIRREQYIPNEEFLNSDLLEDSKYRKIYSFTLQPRTIEDFESMNTYLQTSPASVFTSKSFCSLQTPDGVHCLVGFTLTHRRFNYKDNTDLIEFKTLSEEEIEKVLKNIFNISLERKLVPKHGDRFFTI from the exons ATGGTAAGGGGGGAACCCATAATTATTTCTTCAACAGACTTGTACAGAAGGGCTATGCTGTTATTACTCTTACACAAGGAGGCAGCCCTCTAGCCACAGGGTCCAGCTGTTGGCTATAATAGCCTACAGGTCTCTGATGATAACCATGTTTCTGG AATTCAAGCCAGGAAGAAGCAGCAATCTGTCTTCTGGATTAAAACTGAAGATCAACCTACTTTCAACTTACTAAGAAAG GGGATCATGGACATTGAAGCATATCTTGAAAGAATTGGCTATAAAAAGTCTAGGAACAAATTGGACTTGGAAACATTAACTGACATTCTTCAACACCAGATCCGAGCTGTTCCCTTTGAGAACCTTAACATCCATTGTGGGGAAGCCATGGACTTAGGCTTAGAGGCCATTTTTGATCAAGTTGTGAGAAGAAATCGGGGTGGATGGTGTCTCCAGGTCAATCATCTTCTGTACTGGGCTCTGACCACTATTGGTTTTGAGACCACAATGTTGGGAGGTTATGTTTACAGCACTCCAGCCAAAAAATACAGCACTGGCATGATTCACCTTCTCCTGCAGGTGACCATTGATGGCAGGAACTACATTGTCGATGCTGGGTTTGGACGCTCATACCAGATGTGGCAGCCTCTGGAGTTAATTTCTGGGAAGGATCAGCCTCAGGTGCCTTGTATCTTCCGTTTGACGGAAGAGAATGGATTCTGGTATCTAGACCAAATCAGAAGGGAACAGTACATTCCAAATGAAGAATTTCTTAATTCTGATCTCCTGGAAGACAGCAAATACCGAAAAATCTACTCCTTTACTCTTCAGCCTCGAACAATTGAAGATTTTGAGTCTATGAATACATACCTGCAGACATCTCCAGCATCTGTGTTTACTAGTAAATCATTTTGTTCCTTGCAGACCCCAGATGGGGTTCACTGTTTGGTGGGCTTCACCCTCACCCATAGGAGATTCAATTATAAGGACAATACAGATCTAATAGAGTTTAAGACTCTGAgtgaggaagaaatagaaaaagtgctgaaaaatatatttaatatatcctTGGAGAGAAAGCTTGTGCCCAAACATGGTGATAGATTTTTTACTATTTAG